The genomic region TTTTCGGCGCTCCTTTGGAAAACCGACGTCGACGGTATTGGCAACAAAACGATGCACACTCTCAACCCGCGAGACACAATGTCGAGCGGACTGGGCCCCTACGCAGGCACTCCCAGCGGTGCCACAGCCACAATGGAGGCACCGGGTCTCACTGAGCGTGATCGACTGATCAATGCAATGGTGAAGGCTGGTTGGGTACAGGCCAAAGCGGCTCGTATCCTAGGGAAAACGCCGCGACAGGTCGGCTATGCGTTGCGCCGGTTTGGTATCGATGTGGTGAAAGAGTGAAGGTGAGCGAGATCAAGAGCGTTGTCAGCTTTGGTTGGTTGCCAGCGAAGCGACTTCGGGCGCGACCCTGTCTTGATTTCTACAAAACAGCTCCGACAGCAAGCGGGGGAATCGGGTGTTAAAGGCGACATAAGCGCTGAAACCATAATGTCTCGTCGACGGGAATCTCGCTTGCTTTTGGAGCTGTAACCTTTCCTCATCAGTGGAACAGTGCAATGTCGGAACCGGAAATAAAGGTCGGGACGAGCAGCAGTGCCTCCTTCCACCGAGCGCCGATGGCTCCCGCTATGCCCGGTGGCCGCGCATCTTCGTCCTATGGCCTTTCGGTGACGGATGACATAGATGCGCGGATCTGGGAGAGAATCAAAGACCATCCCTGCTTTTCAGAGCAAGCGCATCACTATTTCGCTCGAATGCATGTCGCGGTCGCACCTGCTTGCAACATCCAGTGCAACTACTGCAATCGCAAATATGATTGCACCAACGAAAGCCGCCCGGGCGTCGCATCGGTGAAGTTGACTCCCGACCAGGCAGTACGCAAGGTGCTTGCCGTCGCCAGTAAAGTGCCGGAGCTTTCCGTAGTCGGCGTTGCCGGACCGGGCGACGCTTGTTACGACTGGAGGAAGACAGTAGCGACGTTTGAAGGAGTTGCGAGAGAAATACCTGACATCAGACTATGCATTTCTACCAATGGATTGGCGCTTCCGGACCATGTCGATGAGCTAGCTGACATGAACGTCGATCACGTGACGATCACTATCAACATGGTGGATCCGGAAGTCGGGGCGAAGATCTATCCATGGATACTTCACGGTCATCGTCGATACACCGGGATAGAAGGTGCCAGGATCCTTCACGAGCGCCAAATGCTGGGTTTGGAAATGCTGACCAAACGCGGCATTCTCACCAAAATCAATTCGGTGATGATTCCAGGCGTCAATGACACGCACCTCGTGGAAGTTAACCGATGGATCAGAGACCGCGGGGCATTCATGCACAATGTGGTGCCCCTGATTTCCAAGCCTTCACATGGCACTTATTACGGTCTTACGGGTCAGCGTTGCCCGGAGCCGTTCGAACTGAAGGCACTTCAAGACTGTCTCGATGGCAACGTTAAGCTTATGCGCCACTGCCAACAATGCCGGGCCGACGCCATCGGTTTGCTGGGCGATGATCGCGAGCGAGAGTTTGCCCTCGACCAGATCTCCACCAGAGTTAAATTCGACACCCGCAAGCGCGAGGCCTATCGCAAGCTGGTCCAGCATGAGCGAGGGGATCAACTAGCAGCAAAATTGGACGCGAACAAAGCAGTCAGGTCACTGGGTTCTTCGGGAACCCTCGCTGTTGCCGTGGCGACTAAAGGTGGCGGCAGGATCAACGAACATTTCGGTCAGGCAAGGGAACTCCAAGTGTATGCAGTCTCACGAAAGGGGATCAACTTGGTGGGACACCGCAAGGTCGAGCAGTATTGCCTCGGTGGTTTAGGCGAGAAGGCCACTCTCGATCACACTATCGTTGCACTCGACGGCATCGACATTCTGCTTTCTTCCAAAATCGGCGATTGCCCAAAGAAGCGGCTGGCAGAAACTGGCGTGCGAGCCAGTGACGCATTTTCCTATAGTTACATCGAGACTGCGATTGGCGCGCTATACGCCGCCGAGTTTGGCGGCAAACCGGCGATGCCGACGGCTTTAGGCCCCTCTAATTGAATCAGGAGCTAAAACATGGCCTTCAAGATCATTGTATCCCAATGCACCCAGTGCGGGGCTTGCGAATTTGAATGTCCCTCAGATGCGATCAGTTTCAAAGGTGAGGGATACGTCGTGGATTCAAAAAAATGTACTGAGTGCAAGGGTGAGTTTGACACGCAACAATGCGCTTCGGTGTGTCCGATGCCGAAGACCTGCGTCCCTGCCTGATCGCCACCGGACTAAATCGTAAAGAATGCGACGAGCCGCTAGTGGTCTCCTAAGCGAACATGAGGTCAAAAATTCACGTACCACCGATATCCAATCCAGTGAGCGATGCGCGCAACCTGAGCTTCCGGAGCTCCAAATCCGGCGCAGCGAGAAGGGACATGCATGAGAGTGACAATCAGCAGAACTGACGTCGGCTTATCGGTCTATATTCACAAGAAAGACCTTGAGGAACCGATCATTTCGGTTGAGCACAAAAACCTATGGGGCGGCTTTATTTTGCTGAAAAATGGATGGCGGATAGCCCTCCCCGACCTATCGCAGAACAGGCGCCTGCCCGTTACTGTCGACGCGAGGAGGCTATCCAGTTAGCGTGTGCGCAGGTTGATAGATGAGCGTCGATGTGAAGCGCAAGCGGGCATACACCCCAAATAGAGGGCATCGAGTTCCCGATCCCTTGAAGGCGGCTAACGGCAAGAGGCCGCCCGTAAATCAGGAGGAATCCGAGATGGCTGCCATTCAACGAAACAACGCTAGCCTAATCGGCAATCCAGGCGGAAGCCCTAAGCTTTGTAACAGCATTCATCCCATCGGTTCGGTGATATCCGCGGCGCTCCGGAAAGGAATTGGCATGAACCCCTTCGCCAGAACAGCTGCGGCTCTTTTCCTCGTGAACGGCCCCAAGAGCAATAGCCCCCTCGACGCAGAGAAGATTTGTTCAGCTTTGATTCAGACACTATTGGAAGATGCCTCCCGCAATCTGGAGGCTCGAGCCTGGCAGAACGCCGTGCAGACGGTCCCTTATCAGGTAGGAAGAATGAAATTGACGCAAACGCTGAGCTGCACAATGCCGCTTGGGGGGTTGCCGGACAAACTTGCGTCGATGTGCACCAGTAAAGGCCAAAGGCCCACACTGGCGAAATCCATTGGCTCCTACCTGAAACAATTTGGAAAGCCGACAGCGTTCAACTGCCTCATCCTGGATCAATCCGACACGGCTGAGATCCACCTCAGTCTGACGTGCCTGGATGTAACGGAGGACCGAAATCCGGAGAAATTTATCATCGCTTCGACTCAAGTTTCGGCGAAGCTGAAGCTCTCGAACCAGCAAACGCAGGCCGCTATCACCGAGGCCTTCGGCTCCTTCCAGGCGACGAGCGACCAGCCCTTCTACCTCCGCGCTGAATTGATTCAGATGCCCACCAAGTCAAGCTCAATGGAGGATATCCGTACCCGATGCTCTGGCCGCACGTAGTCCTGACTATTTTGATCCGCGACCATGGACTAGCGCGTCTCCTCCGCCAAAAGCGCCCGGCTGCCGGGCATTGGTCCAGTTTCACCCGGAACGACTTGCGGCCCCTGTGGTTCTTCTGGCCCAACCGGGCCTCGGATGGGGTCACCTTCACCCACTCCGATTCATCCCAGACACCACAGCCCAATGTGGCAGCTTCCATTGGAGTTCCGATCTCTTAACAGGAGCTTTCCGTTTAAGCGACGGAAAGCCTTCTGGCGACTAGCGATGTGCGAAGTTTCATGGCCGGCTGTTCAATCAGCGCCCATGATAGAGCGGCTAGTGCCACGGTTCCGACAGGCTCGACGATCCAGAGCCACCAGTGGCCGACCCATCCGATGGCGATCAGCGTGTGCATGACGAGCATATGGTAGAGGTAGATCCCGTAAGAGAGATCCTGCCCGCGCAACAGGTTAGGGCGCGGAAGTGAGTGCGCTGCCGACAGGACTAAACCGGCAAGAACAGCGATTCGGAATGCATCGACAGGCGCCGCATTGTTGATCGAGATGAATGCAGCGGACGTTCCTGCTACCCACCACGTTATCGCGAGATGAGTTGCCAGCCACCACAAGAGCTTGCCTTCGAAGATCTTGCTGACGCGATGCCAGTAAAGCCGAGCAAGAACTCCCATCGAAAAGATCCAGAAAGTCGGGCCTGCTGTCACCGACAGGAACGGATTGTACTTATCAGTTATGTTGAAGTGCTGCGCCATGACCCAAGACCCGAGAGCGGCGACGGCAACGACTAGGGCCCCTGCTCGTTTCCACCGCCGCCAAATTTCCAACAGCATTGGCAGGGTGAGGTAGAACGTCAGCTCCACCGTCAGCGTCCACAGCACCCCACTTGGGTCCGAGGCGCCGTAAAAGCCGCTCATCGTGTAGGGCTCGTAGGTGAAGTAGACCGCCCAGATTCGTGCAGCGGTCAGGATGTAGACTGTGAAGTAAAACAGATACTGCAAGATGCCGGTAACATTTAATCCCCCAGTCACCAGCAGGGCAAGTTCCATCACGGCGATGTTGACGAACAGTGCAGGAAAGATCCGGAGCGACCGCTTGACGAAAAAAGAGGCCGCAGACGACGATCGGATGTAAGAATCCGTTACTAGAAAGCCGCTGATTAAAAAGAAGATCGCAACACCCGGCGCCGAAAACAACAGATCGAAGACCCATGTGCCGTTTAAAGGATCGCCCAGATGAAGCCAATTCCAGGCGTGGCTAAACATCACCTGGCAGGCGGCAAAGAGCCTTAACAGGTCAAAGTTGTTCCGGTGACCGGATGAGTGTTCATTGGATGGTCCCATGAATGTCCATCAGCGCGGGCAGATGCCGCGCAACCTTTTGGCGTTTTATTGAGAACAGAACTCGGTGTAGCGGTGGACTGCGTTGTCGTCTGCAGCTCTGCCGTCAGATCGGTTGCCCTCGTTCGGCAACAACATCAACAATTACACGCTGATCCGGAC from Rhizobium indicum harbors:
- the nifB gene encoding nitrogenase cofactor biosynthesis protein NifB, yielding MSEPEIKVGTSSSASFHRAPMAPAMPGGRASSSYGLSVTDDIDARIWERIKDHPCFSEQAHHYFARMHVAVAPACNIQCNYCNRKYDCTNESRPGVASVKLTPDQAVRKVLAVASKVPELSVVGVAGPGDACYDWRKTVATFEGVAREIPDIRLCISTNGLALPDHVDELADMNVDHVTITINMVDPEVGAKIYPWILHGHRRYTGIEGARILHERQMLGLEMLTKRGILTKINSVMIPGVNDTHLVEVNRWIRDRGAFMHNVVPLISKPSHGTYYGLTGQRCPEPFELKALQDCLDGNVKLMRHCQQCRADAIGLLGDDREREFALDQISTRVKFDTRKREAYRKLVQHERGDQLAAKLDANKAVRSLGSSGTLAVAVATKGGGRINEHFGQARELQVYAVSRKGINLVGHRKVEQYCLGGLGEKATLDHTIVALDGIDILLSSKIGDCPKKRLAETGVRASDAFSYSYIETAIGALYAAEFGGKPAMPTALGPSN
- a CDS encoding 4Fe-4S binding protein encodes the protein MAFKIIVSQCTQCGACEFECPSDAISFKGEGYVVDSKKCTECKGEFDTQQCASVCPMPKTCVPA
- the nifT gene encoding putative nitrogen fixation protein NifT, whose amino-acid sequence is MRVTISRTDVGLSVYIHKKDLEEPIISVEHKNLWGGFILLKNGWRIALPDLSQNRRLPVTVDARRLSS
- a CDS encoding glutamate acetyltransferase; its protein translation is MSVDVKRKRAYTPNRGHRVPDPLKAANGKRPPVNQEESEMAAIQRNNASLIGNPGGSPKLCNSIHPIGSVISAALRKGIGMNPFARTAAALFLVNGPKSNSPLDAEKICSALIQTLLEDASRNLEARAWQNAVQTVPYQVGRMKLTQTLSCTMPLGGLPDKLASMCTSKGQRPTLAKSIGSYLKQFGKPTAFNCLILDQSDTAEIHLSLTCLDVTEDRNPEKFIIASTQVSAKLKLSNQQTQAAITEAFGSFQATSDQPFYLRAELIQMPTKSSSMEDIRTRCSGRT
- the nodX gene encoding nodulation protein NodX gives rise to the protein MGPSNEHSSGHRNNFDLLRLFAACQVMFSHAWNWLHLGDPLNGTWVFDLLFSAPGVAIFFLISGFLVTDSYIRSSSAASFFVKRSLRIFPALFVNIAVMELALLVTGGLNVTGILQYLFYFTVYILTAARIWAVYFTYEPYTMSGFYGASDPSGVLWTLTVELTFYLTLPMLLEIWRRWKRAGALVVAVAALGSWVMAQHFNITDKYNPFLSVTAGPTFWIFSMGVLARLYWHRVSKIFEGKLLWWLATHLAITWWVAGTSAAFISINNAAPVDAFRIAVLAGLVLSAAHSLPRPNLLRGQDLSYGIYLYHMLVMHTLIAIGWVGHWWLWIVEPVGTVALAALSWALIEQPAMKLRTSLVARRLSVA